A single Mangrovimonas sp. YM274 DNA region contains:
- a CDS encoding site-specific integrase — MYLDFYPAIINPETGKETRREFLKLKIYNDPKTEIEKAHNKETIEFAQLIRSKRLVQLRDKEYGFKENVNLNINFAAFYETMVEEYMDKGSWNNYLAWNASLKYFKAFAGTKLKTTDLTLLHVKKFREFLLKTDNLRTGKKKLSRNSAGSYYKKFIRVLKEAYKQNLTETNLALHAEYIKEEETHREYLTEEELGILWNTEIKDEKIKHMAFFSALTGLRFVDIENLHWEKIYNDKHQGCYVQLREKKTNNLFNHPISETAYEILMLQPTREGKVFAGIKYSQIVRPLKKWIEDSGINKKITFHNFRHSYATLQLANGTDIYTVSKLLGHKNVSTTQIYTKVLDKNKVEAANRIKLNLNGLS; from the coding sequence TTGTATTTAGATTTTTATCCCGCAATCATAAATCCTGAAACAGGTAAGGAAACGAGACGGGAGTTTTTAAAGCTTAAAATATATAATGACCCAAAAACCGAAATAGAAAAGGCTCACAATAAAGAAACTATTGAGTTTGCTCAACTGATTAGATCAAAGAGACTGGTTCAGCTCCGCGATAAGGAATATGGATTTAAGGAGAATGTGAATTTGAACATTAATTTTGCGGCATTTTATGAAACAATGGTCGAGGAATATATGGATAAAGGAAGTTGGAATAATTATTTGGCATGGAATGCTTCTTTGAAGTATTTCAAAGCTTTTGCAGGTACCAAATTAAAGACAACTGATTTGACCCTTCTACATGTCAAAAAATTTAGAGAATTTCTGTTGAAAACAGATAATTTAAGAACAGGTAAAAAAAAGCTGTCTAGAAATTCAGCGGGCTCCTATTACAAAAAATTCATCAGGGTTCTAAAGGAGGCCTATAAACAAAATCTAACAGAGACCAATTTAGCATTGCATGCAGAGTATATCAAGGAAGAGGAGACCCATAGAGAATATTTAACTGAAGAAGAATTAGGCATTCTATGGAATACAGAGATTAAGGATGAAAAAATTAAGCATATGGCGTTTTTTTCTGCATTAACTGGATTGAGGTTTGTGGATATAGAAAATCTTCATTGGGAAAAGATTTATAATGATAAACATCAGGGGTGTTATGTACAGTTGAGAGAAAAGAAAACAAATAACTTATTTAATCATCCTATTTCAGAAACAGCATATGAGATTTTGATGTTGCAACCCACAAGAGAAGGTAAGGTATTTGCAGGTATAAAATATTCTCAAATAGTGAGACCATTAAAAAAGTGGATAGAGGATTCAGGAATAAATAAGAAGATCACTTTTCATAATTTCAGACACAGTTATGCAACCCTTCAACTGGCTAATGGTACTGATATCTATACGGTTTCAAAATTGCTCGGGCATAAGAATGTTTCCACAACTCAAATATATACAAAGGTGTTGGATAAGAATAAAGTAGAAGCGGCAAACAGAATAAAATTAAACTTGAATGGGTTATCTTAA